TGTTGAATAAGCCAAAAGCCTTTTTGCCTGATTTTGCCACAATGCCGAAAAATTACCAAAGGTAATAGTTGCCAATGCTATTACTGCCGTAACAAGTCGCAAATCGTTGGGTACAGCCAAATAAAATCGCATTGCTACTAATATAGCCGCCACTTTAGGAGCAATTGAGAAAAAAGCCACCACAGGAGTCGAAGCCGCTTGATAGGTGTCGGGTGTCCAGATATGAAAAGGGGTAGCCGAAAGTTTAAATAAAAAGCCACTAATTGTCATTACTACCGCCACAGTAGCTGCCAATTCGTCAATTTGAGTAATTCCTCTGCTAAAGTCGGGCGAGGTAATATTTAATGTCCCAGTCATACCATACAACAATGACATTCCGTATAGCATAATGGCCGACGACGTCGCCCCAAAAATAAGATACTTGATACCTCCTTCGGCACCGGCTTTATCTTTGTTGAATGCCGTAAGGATATAAGACAATAACGAAACCATTTCTATCGACAAATATATCATTAGCAAATTGACCGACATCGTCATTAGCTGTAACGCAATAACCAACGCAATAACTATGGCATAAAATTCTCCTGCATATTTTCGTTTGTTGACCTCGATATGTGCAAACATAAAAATACCTGCAATACTAATAAGGGATTTAAAGAAAATGGCCTTAGCATCCAAAAATAACATTTTATCAAACAAAAATGTATCGTTGTTGTGATAATACTGATTTGAAATTTGATAAATATTGATAATCAATGCTCCTATACAAAGTATATTGAATATACTAAACTGGGGCGATGTTGAAGGGGCAATTTTTCTTTTATGGGCAAAAACAAGGTCGGCTATTATTAAAAACAAGAAAATACCAGCCAAAAAAACCTCTGGCGAAAGTACTCCAAGACTATTGATAATTTGGAGGAGTTGTTGGTTTAAGTCTAAATTTTCTGTCATTTCATTTCTGCACGTAAATCGCAGATTCTTCTTTTGGTTGATTTTTTTATGTAAATTTACTCGACAGAGCTAATTAATAACAATGAAGAGAAATAAGTTCTATTGGATTATTCAAGTAATATGCTGGTCGTTTGTGGCTTTTACCTCAGTTAAGTATAGTGAATTAGGAAATGAAACGCTAACCTTTCAAGCCACCTATTTTGGTGTCTATGTTTTGCTAGGCTTGGTTGTTAGTCATCTTTACAACTATATTCACGAGAGCTACGACCCCGACCAAACTACCTCTCAACAATTTGTGGTATTTCCCTTGTTAGGAAGTTTTACCATTGGTACAATATTCGCTATTACAGACTATATTTTCTTTAATCGTAACCGCTTGTTGATTGGAGAAATCAGCCTTTTCGATTTGATTTATTCCATTTTTGATAATATTTGGCTAGTAATACCTTGGTTTCTGTTTTATCATTTGTACCGTTTTGTGAATGTCTACGAAGACAGACGACAACGTGTTTTGACAGCCGAAAAAATGCTCAAAGTTGTGGAACTAGAAAATCTTAAAAAGCAACTCAATCCTCATTTTTTGTTCAATGCTCTCAATAGTATCAAGGCTCTTACCATTAGCGATAGCCGCCAAGCTCGTGATGCTATTATGCAGTTGTCAGACTTGTTACGCTTGTCGCTCAACCTTGGTGAACAACATAAAGCCATGCTTAGCGAAGAACTTAAACTAGCAAGCGACTATTTATCATTAGAAAAAGTTCGTTTTGATAACAGGCTTCAATACGAATTTCATGTTCAAGAAAATATTAGCGATATCCTGATTATCTCTATGTCGTTAAATACTCTTATTGAAAATGCAGTTAAGCATGGTATTGCCAAAACCAAAACGGGAGGCAAAATAATTGTTTCTATTTTTACCGTTGGTAATGAAATTACCATAAAAGTTTGTAATACAGGGCAGTACAACCCTCAGCCCAAAAGTAATGCCAGCGGTATAGGGCTAGATAACCTTCGTAAAAGGCTTGATTTACATTATGGTTCTAAGGCTTCGCTCAATATCATCAACGAAAACGACATGGTTGCCGCTATTATTCATATGCCGTTCTAAGGGAACAGTTTGAGTAATTCATTTACCGAAATATGAGAAATATCAAACATTAGGTGTGGAAAAATACCAAATACCAGTGCTAGTAGTCCTAAGGGTACTAGCATTATTTTTTCCCTCAAAGTCAAATCCACTAAGGTTGATTCATCA
The DNA window shown above is from Flectobacillus major DSM 103 and carries:
- a CDS encoding NADH-quinone oxidoreductase subunit N, producing MTENLDLNQQLLQIINSLGVLSPEVFLAGIFLFLIIADLVFAHKRKIAPSTSPQFSIFNILCIGALIINIYQISNQYYHNNDTFLFDKMLFLDAKAIFFKSLISIAGIFMFAHIEVNKRKYAGEFYAIVIALVIALQLMTMSVNLLMIYLSIEMVSLLSYILTAFNKDKAGAEGGIKYLIFGATSSAIMLYGMSLLYGMTGTLNITSPDFSRGITQIDELAATVAVVMTISGFLFKLSATPFHIWTPDTYQAASTPVVAFFSIAPKVAAILVAMRFYLAVPNDLRLVTAVIALATITFGNFSALWQNQAKRLLAYSTIAHAGFMLIGLVGLSEMGLKSVVFYLVTYLFANYAAFFLLDIIALNLNISNDIDLQYLKGLGRQKPFLGILMVIIMISLAGLPPTAGFFAKFNIFSAIWEAYQQAESHQSILLGLFLFGLLNTAVSLFFYLKIPFYLFFKTSQTQQNITISLEQYLLAIVFTAPLLILFFKADWLMHLINYL
- a CDS encoding sensor histidine kinase translates to MKRNKFYWIIQVICWSFVAFTSVKYSELGNETLTFQATYFGVYVLLGLVVSHLYNYIHESYDPDQTTSQQFVVFPLLGSFTIGTIFAITDYIFFNRNRLLIGEISLFDLIYSIFDNIWLVIPWFLFYHLYRFVNVYEDRRQRVLTAEKMLKVVELENLKKQLNPHFLFNALNSIKALTISDSRQARDAIMQLSDLLRLSLNLGEQHKAMLSEELKLASDYLSLEKVRFDNRLQYEFHVQENISDILIISMSLNTLIENAVKHGIAKTKTGGKIIVSIFTVGNEITIKVCNTGQYNPQPKSNASGIGLDNLRKRLDLHYGSKASLNIINENDMVAAIIHMPF